One Phocaeicola dorei genomic region harbors:
- the ribB gene encoding 3,4-dihydroxy-2-butanone-4-phosphate synthase, with protein sequence MLNTVEEGLEDIRQGKVLIVVDDEDRENEGDFIVSGEKITPEIVNFMITHGRGLLCAPLPRSRCEELGLAPMAEENTSLLGTPFTMSVDLRGYGCTTGVSAFDRSSTIKALVAGNLNPSEFARPGHVFPLYGAENGVLERNGHTEATLDMTRMAGLKPGGALVEILNEDGTMARLPQLGEIAAKFGLKIVSIKDIQEYRKKHNL encoded by the coding sequence ATGTTAAATACAGTAGAAGAAGGATTGGAAGATATTCGTCAGGGCAAAGTATTGATCGTTGTTGATGACGAAGATCGTGAAAACGAAGGCGATTTTATCGTTTCAGGAGAAAAGATTACTCCTGAAATTGTAAATTTTATGATTACTCATGGCAGAGGGTTGTTATGTGCTCCTCTGCCACGTTCACGTTGTGAAGAACTTGGTCTGGCTCCGATGGCAGAAGAAAACACTTCATTGCTAGGTACACCGTTTACTATGTCGGTAGATTTAAGAGGGTATGGCTGTACTACGGGAGTTTCTGCTTTCGACCGTTCGTCAACAATAAAAGCTTTGGTGGCAGGAAATCTGAATCCTTCCGAGTTTGCTCGTCCGGGGCATGTGTTCCCCCTTTACGGTGCGGAAAATGGAGTATTGGAACGTAATGGACATACCGAAGCTACACTGGATATGACAAGAATGGCAGGTTTGAAACCCGGAGGAGCTCTTGTTGAAATTTTGAATGAAGATGGTACAATGGCGCGTCTTCCCCAACTAGGTGAGATTGCAGCAAAATTCGGTTTGAAAATTGTTTCCATTAAGGATATTCAGGAATATCGTAAAAAACATAACCTCTAA
- a CDS encoding DUF5060 domain-containing protein, whose product MSTKFYVIAVWTLLSFVVKVNAQDKVECWDRFELSFKQVTKGNPFDTRLSATFICGKEKKTVEGFYDGENTYRIRFMPAVAGEWRYVTSSSIGAMNGRKGTFTVVPAGKDNHGMVLVDGEHNFKYADGTRYYPMGTTAYAWTHMKETTQEATLKSFGEAGFNKVRMCVFPKNYSLVKDEPALYPFEIEKTIKDKEGNERKEWDFDRFDPAFFQHLEKRIDQLNRLGIEADLILFHPYDKGRWGFDAMSNEVNVRYIKYITARLASFRNVWWSMANEWDYVKAKTVDDWKLLTKTVVENDPYRHLCSIHGATATYFDYWMPEFTHVSIQDEAPVLSSTASATLRKIYRKPVICDEVGYEGNLPYRWGRLSPQQMTYFILNGLLGGIYVTHGECYQQGNEPIFWAQGGSLKGESWKRVKFLRTILEAAPYPLEMADISRDLVTSTAGPDYYLVNMGKDVKGFWTFNLPVKNADYNKLQKNKRFKVEIIDVWAMTVTEYPVIFETTEELDYRVFDIHHRGVRIPDTPYIVLRITEVK is encoded by the coding sequence ATGAGTACGAAATTTTATGTAATAGCTGTTTGGACGCTGTTAAGTTTTGTGGTAAAAGTAAATGCACAAGACAAAGTGGAATGTTGGGACCGGTTTGAGTTGAGTTTTAAACAGGTGACCAAAGGGAATCCTTTTGATACACGTCTTTCCGCTACTTTCATTTGTGGAAAGGAAAAGAAAACGGTGGAAGGATTTTATGATGGTGAGAATACTTATAGGATACGGTTTATGCCTGCTGTCGCCGGGGAATGGAGGTATGTTACATCTTCCAGTATAGGAGCTATGAATGGTCGGAAAGGTACATTCACAGTGGTACCCGCCGGAAAAGATAATCATGGCATGGTGTTGGTGGACGGAGAACATAATTTTAAATATGCGGACGGTACCCGTTATTATCCGATGGGTACGACGGCCTATGCATGGACACATATGAAGGAAACGACTCAGGAGGCTACTTTGAAATCGTTTGGTGAAGCCGGTTTTAATAAGGTAAGGATGTGTGTGTTTCCTAAAAACTATTCTTTAGTGAAAGACGAGCCCGCGCTTTATCCTTTTGAAATAGAGAAGACGATAAAAGATAAGGAAGGAAATGAAAGGAAAGAATGGGACTTTGACAGATTTGACCCGGCTTTTTTTCAGCATTTGGAGAAACGGATAGACCAACTGAACCGTTTGGGGATTGAGGCGGATTTGATCCTTTTCCATCCTTATGATAAAGGAAGATGGGGCTTTGATGCTATGTCGAATGAGGTGAATGTACGTTATATTAAATATATTACTGCGCGTTTGGCTTCTTTTAGAAATGTATGGTGGTCTATGGCAAACGAGTGGGATTATGTAAAAGCGAAAACTGTGGACGATTGGAAGCTGTTGACGAAAACAGTGGTTGAGAATGATCCTTATCGCCATTTATGTTCTATTCATGGAGCGACGGCTACTTATTTTGATTATTGGATGCCTGAATTTACCCATGTCAGCATACAAGATGAGGCACCGGTACTGAGTTCTACCGCTTCTGCTACTTTAAGAAAAATTTATCGCAAACCGGTTATATGTGATGAGGTTGGGTATGAAGGGAATCTACCTTATCGTTGGGGAAGGTTAAGTCCGCAGCAGATGACTTACTTTATTTTGAATGGTTTGTTGGGTGGGATTTATGTCACTCACGGTGAATGTTATCAGCAGGGGAACGAACCTATCTTTTGGGCGCAAGGGGGATCTTTAAAAGGTGAAAGCTGGAAACGTGTGAAATTTTTGAGAACGATTCTTGAAGCTGCTCCCTATCCGTTGGAGATGGCAGATATCAGTCGTGACTTGGTTACTTCTACTGCTGGACCGGACTATTATCTGGTCAATATGGGAAAAGATGTGAAAGGTTTCTGGACTTTTAATCTGCCGGTAAAAAATGCAGATTATAACAAATTGCAAAAGAATAAACGGTTTAAAGTAGAGATTATTGATGTGTGGGCCATGACTGTCACGGAATATCCTGTGATATTTGAAACAACAGAGGAATTGGATTATCGTGTTTTTGATATACATCATCGGGGAGTAAGAATTCCGGATACTCCTTATATTGTTCTTAGAATAACAGAGGTGAAATGA